A single genomic interval of Bacteroidota bacterium harbors:
- a CDS encoding HesA/MoeB/ThiF family protein, whose amino-acid sequence MMLSKMDLSRYARQISLSEVGVSGQEKISGARVLVVGAGGLGCPVLQYLAAAGVGTLGIIDDDVVDISNLHRQVLYRDSDIGKSKAEQAAKHLLELNPTIQCKSYPERLMPENIERIISNFDIVVDCSDNARTRYLCDDACRLLSKPLVYGAIHKYEGQVSVFSYPVGASQAFTYRSLFPFTSNGEDMNSCEEHGVLGVLPGLIGTLQAAEVIKIITGIGDVLNGKLLVFNVLNMQSEIMRFQISSSAKNSGPVSIDELRKTDYLFNCNNQENMKEVTVEELHQWLQAGKELRFLDVRQPGEWPEAEGIIDLQIPLPLVEKEFGQIDRNADVIVYCKSGDRSQKAIEILSEKFEFNNLIKLKGGVEEWINFRESLM is encoded by the coding sequence ATGATGTTGTCGAAAATGGATTTGAGTCGTTATGCCCGTCAGATTTCGCTTTCTGAAGTAGGAGTGAGCGGACAGGAGAAAATTTCCGGGGCGCGTGTTCTGGTCGTTGGAGCAGGTGGATTGGGTTGCCCGGTACTTCAATATCTCGCAGCCGCAGGTGTCGGCACATTGGGTATAATTGATGACGATGTTGTTGATATCAGCAATCTCCACCGACAGGTTCTTTACCGCGATTCCGATATAGGCAAATCAAAGGCAGAGCAAGCGGCGAAGCATTTACTCGAGCTCAACCCGACAATTCAATGCAAATCCTATCCTGAACGTTTGATGCCAGAAAACATTGAGCGCATAATTTCAAACTTTGATATTGTAGTAGATTGTAGTGACAATGCCCGTACTCGTTATCTTTGCGATGATGCGTGCAGATTGCTGAGTAAACCTCTGGTTTATGGGGCAATTCACAAGTACGAAGGCCAGGTTTCTGTCTTCAGTTATCCTGTTGGAGCATCACAGGCTTTTACATACCGTTCATTGTTTCCTTTTACATCAAACGGAGAAGACATGAATAGTTGTGAAGAACATGGTGTACTTGGTGTTTTACCGGGACTGATTGGTACTTTGCAGGCAGCTGAAGTGATTAAAATTATTACCGGAATTGGGGATGTCTTGAATGGGAAATTACTAGTGTTTAATGTGCTGAACATGCAATCTGAGATCATGCGTTTTCAAATCTCATCATCAGCCAAAAATTCCGGTCCTGTTTCAATTGATGAATTGAGAAAAACCGATTATCTGTTTAATTGTAACAATCAGGAAAATATGAAAGAAGTAACAGTAGAAGAATTACATCAGTGGTTGCAAGCCGGAAAAGAATTGAGATTCCTCGATGTTCGACAACCCGGCGAATGGCCTGAAGCGGAAGGTATCATTGACTTGCAAATTCCATTACCATTGGTCGAAAAGGAATTTGGGCAAATTGACAGGAACGCTGATGTTATTGTTTATTGCAAAAGCGGGGACCGTAGTCAGAAAGCGATAGAAATTCTTTCAGAAAAATTCGAATTCAATAATTTGATAAAGTTAAAAGGCGGTGTTGAGGAATGGATAAATTTTCGTGAATCATTAATGTAA